The following proteins are co-located in the Leishmania panamensis strain MHOM/PA/94/PSC-1 chromosome 26 sequence genome:
- a CDS encoding hypothetical protein (TriTrypDB/GeneDB-style sysID: LpmP.26.0930) — protein sequence MAIHLVRRHSRFLCRARSPPCMVMGSYRRIATTTSSGTRSPLSSQRRLGFVSWSYSDTSGRHHKSLATVYALLEERLPVAPLFPNDALDTLLFLLPADAHHSGVVDHLVRIVSGNVCCTDLSLCLAVMERLLTPQLPRWLPGSAAAAENSSDIDDSPSVNANDAAVLMALVPLAPVLSRCVVVHVRLRLVESGSNTDLLCSLHDRQTPHAHPLRRGAPHDSRTGDDSRSSFLLRGAAVLLSFTAQRQHWDCSDCERSAVMDSCTKQYLKRRESRDRWHACSLIAVAYPVVQYFYSSRSQANERKALAARTDISTSFPAAAAVVLQPSLSSCCATPGGRCASDSSCWSTVRSLGQQCWWWSTVVCRATPAIPSAAVRAFAAYSLVEVLHKLHRALGQCVVPREPSLLWACSKHPPPLLSLETLRPCLAMLEWLLVNSVPILRDESDADASWLSPAYSKESAQSSQPSAWTTELRHGWRHLGGDFAYLSATALKRMANDPGAVSDVCGGRAAAVGAPGESTSAARLAASPPPRLSSTGVCSRSHLVRAMANVGYRLALQWTAVVTPLVTAVAVSKLVKGTLDGQFRLNPLQQLGPLDKHQHQELSRTPPACELEVVLRLLRAITFLRPVLSSTVSTMNSGLPAAAGVVFVEEATWCKLACIVNLVRCCSAGREENNDCLHGALSAVTAMHEHQKFVQLHEQRLLHCGLVHTLACAASSTLETASCVSGDAIVNQYAAGAGHAGPYPQPPAHVPLHALPNASIEFLSALLKCWRTWTMDWPLQLYATWLQGLACAAPAVASSVGAGVEGADVRDSSGGTSLTIGDAAAHVWSSMAVPHFPLLDTTDARFVQQCRSMQHRLSSHLTEAWAAAMDVRHDRDPLDLCACWYAFSAASRPPRCPSAAGVSLTTRGGALPSTRCTSSQLSQQCSYVCQRPREDGLREQLSLIAATSEDRFCCMCERWFKQLRDLPNPRVMSAILQSREQRPMTLDQVSVEHPKRDLLRLGWCPMCFPAILSHVALRVLYRSRPEGPAGATSATLDDNGVAAELPRISDSFVALIRSAALTPATEELTAFQLSVVSRYVDWCEAAGVHIGWCACAVQAHRTVVSAGASDVSCIAVDTLVESPTNVGGMPWWVLTVEGLAVKGCLQDSVKVDTILFLWEHGVGAATAAAAAAAAAGVEPPRFFESHHHHHSECASAIRPLMPPRLGTLGNSAVEDSSEGSPSELGLGTPGAPPEATAEFDKEVDGCDDFSSEHWSLRRSIVEWGHRYALRLVLFEVVEGQWHRSRGAALARRSRQREAGQVLCDARHQRCRTLLEVREDEDARTADGARVVDYATSACRSAVLGLGIPPGFVWNSEAYQPLLQLVAESAVRMVEEIAAEVLAVAWATVAHSETNDSKSTTDEPEIERPPAVGAIVPNLVNAKHPEQWTERLTAHLWRELRRSPAQVTIAQPSCTFPGAHCTGLHGGYHRSLPTAATHYAFCQHTQPRGLASSDAVACLEQLLCDLGLVEASERHLACHTPCGTMSTAEVAEESHALIASLLLSPELVCTSSMVVYFASAVLWPRCWASLLKTTSAGVHHNGTGMPGSLEGEEDVATQLDALVAFRVILRCVERMQRLVRELGEYLCCVFVPAVRTGHCVAWLTATPVEAICRMLSSSASCSAASLTTHPESTVTAKHNRRDADKLRRHFRFSSATVRTFEVLCLGRCGDERRAPRVWQQWTHELVCTDGMLREHPLIRSPSR from the coding sequence ATGGCCATCCATCTTGTTCGACGGCACTCCAGATTTCTTTGCCGTGCACGCTCGCCGCCTTGCATGGTGATGGGGTCGTACCGGCGAATCGCCACTACCACCAGCAGTGGCACTCGCTCTCCGTTGTCATCGCAGCGTCGGTTGGGCTTTGTGTCTTGGAGCTACAGCGACACCAGTGGCAGGCATCACAAGTCATTGGCGACTGTCtatgcgctgctggaggagcggctTCCTGTCGCGCCGCTCTTCCCCAATGACGCACTCGATacgcttcttttccttctgccGGCAGATgcccaccacagcggcgtTGTCGACCATCTCGTGCGCATCGTCAGCGGCAACGTATGCTGCACTGATCTGTCGCTGTGCCTCGCTGTCATGGAGAGGCTCCTGacaccgcagctgccgcgctggcTGCCGGGgtcagccgcagccgcggaaaacagcagcgacatcgACGACTCGCCATCTGTGAATGCTAACGATGCAGCGGTACTGatggcgctggtgccgcttGCCCCCGTGCTGAGCCggtgcgtggtggtgcacgtGCGTCTCCGGCTCGTTGAGAGTGGAAGCAACACCGATCTGCTGTGCTCTCTACACGACCGGCAAacgccacacgcacatcctCTCCGCCGAGGAGCACCCCACGACAGCAGAACAGGTGACGACAGTAGAAGCTCCTTCTTACTACGGGGAGCGGCCGTGCTCTTGTCTTTTACAGCGCAGAGACAGCACTGGGACTGCAGCGACTGTGAGCGAAGCGCCGTAATGGACAGCTGCACCAAGCAATACCTTAAACggcgagagagcagagacCGATGGCACGCCTGCAGTCTCATCGCCGTGGCCTATCCAGTTGTGCAGTATTTCTACTCAAGCCGGTCCCAAGCGAATGAGCGAAAGGCTCTCGCGGCTCGAACGGACATCAGTACATCttttccagcagcagcggcagtggtgctcCAGCCgtcgctcagcagctgctgcgcgacccCAGGCGGCCGCTGTGCGTCCGACTCATCGTGCTGGAGCACAGTGCGCTCACTAGGCCAgcagtgctggtggtggtccACGGTGGTGTGCCGCGCCACCCCGGCCATCCCATCCGCTGCCGTTCGCGCCTTTGCAGCTTACTCGCTGGTTGAGGTCCTTCACAAATTGCACAGAGCTCTGGGGCAGTGTGTCGTGCCGCGTGAGCCGTCACTCTTGTGGGCATGCTCTAAACATCCTCCGCCGTTGCTTTCTCTCGAAACGCTTCGGCCGTGCTTAGCAATGCTTGAGTGGCTCCTCGTCAACAGTGTCCCTATCCTGCGTGACGAGAGCGACGCTGATGCCTCGTGGCTGTCGCCTGCTTATTCgaaggagagcgcgcagTCTTCGCAGCCTTCCGCATGGACAACGGAGCTGCGGCATGGCTGGCGGCACCTCGGTGGCGACTTCGCTTACCTCTCGGCTACTGCGTTGAAACGCATGGCTAATGACCCTGGTGCTGTATCTGACGTTTGCGGTGGTagggcagcagctgttgGTGCGCCTGGGGAGAGCACATCCGCCGCACGACTGGCcgcttcgccaccgccacggctgAGTTCGACTGGTGTGTGCTCCCGCAGCCACCTCGTGCGCGCAATGGCGAATGTTGGCTATCGTCTGGCTCTTCAGTGGACGGCCGTGGTGACGCCTTTGGTGACCGCTGTAGCGGTGTCGAAGCTGGTGAAAGGCACACTCGACGGGCAGTTCAGGCTCAACCCATTGCAGCAGCTTGGTCCCCTTGATAAGCATCAGCATCAGGAGCTGAGCCGGACGCCACCTGCCTGTGAGCTGGAGGTAGTCCTGCGATTACTGCGAGCCATCACGTTTCTCAGACCTGTGCTGTCGAGCACAGTGTCCACCATGAACTCTGGGTTGCCGGCTGCAGCTGGGGTTGTCTtcgtggaggaggcgacatGGTGTAAGCTGGCGTGTATCGTGAACCTtgtacgctgctgctcagctggtagagaagagaacaatgATTGCCTGCACGGCGCGCTTTCTGCAGTAACGGCAATGCACGAGCACCAGAAGTTTGTTCAACTCCACgagcagcgactgctgcaTTGCGGCCTAGTCCATACGCTAGCGTGCGCCGCGAGCTCGACACTCGAAACTGCATCCTGTGTAAGCGGAGACGCAATAGTGAACCAAtatgctgccggtgctgggCACGCTGGCCCATACCCTCAGCCGCCGGCCCACGTGCCTCTTCATGCGCTGCCCAACGCCTCAATTGAATTCCTTTCCGCACTGCTAAAGTGCTGGCGCACGTGGACGATGGACTGGCCTCTGCAGCTTTACGCGACGTGGCTTCAGGGGTTGGCatgtgctgctcctgctgtgGCGTCATCAGTGGGTGCTGGAGTGGAGGGGGCTGACGTGAGAgacagcagtggtggcaccTCACTAACGATAGGAGATGCGGCCGCACACGTCTGGTCGTCGATGGCGGTACCCCATTTCCCTTTACTTGACACTACCGACGCTCGATTCGTCCAACAGTGCCGGTCGATGCAGCACCGGTTGAGCTCGCACCTCACAGAGGCCTGGGCCGCGGCGATGGACGTTCGGCACGATCGTGACCCACTCGATTTATGTGCGTGCTGGTATGCTTTCTCTGCTGCGTCGCGCCCGCCTCGTTGTCCTTCTGCGGCTGGGGTCTCACTCACTACGAGAGGCGGCGCGCTCCCATCTACACGCTGCACTTCTTCACAGCTATCTCAGCAGTGTTCCTACGTGTGCCAGAGGCCCCGAGAGGACGGGTTGCGCGAGCAGCTAAGCCTCATAGCCGCCACCTCTGAGGATCGGTTCTGCTGCATGTGCGAGAGGTGGTTCAAGCAACTTCGCGATCTCCCCAACCCTCGCGTAATGAGTGCCATTTTGCAGTCGAGGGAGCAGCGCCCCATGACTCTTGACCAGGTTTCAGTAGAGCATCCGAAACGAGACTTACTCAGACTTGGCTGGTGCCCCATGTGCTTCCCTGCGATTCTCTCGCATGTTGCGCTTCGCGTGCTCTACCGCAGCAGGCCAGAAGGCCCCGCAGGCGCCACGAGCGCCACCCTTGACGACAACGGCGTGGCTGCCGAGCTGCCCCGTATCAGCGATTCGTTTGTGGCGCTGATACGTTCTGCGGCACTCACACCAGCGACGGAGGAGCTGACCGCCTTTCAGCTGTCTGTGGTTTCCCGGTATGTGGACTGGTGCGAAGCTGCAGGCGTGCACATTGGTtggtgcgcctgcgccgttCAGGCCCACCGTACAGTCGTTAGTGCTGGCGCTTCTGACGTCTCGTGCATAGCTGTCGATACCCTGGTAGAATCACCCACCAACGTTGGGGGCATGCCGTGGTGGGTGCTGACGGTGGAAGGGCTGGCGGTGAAAGGATGTTTGCAGGACAGCGTCAAGGTCGACACGATACTCTTTTTATGGGAGCATGGAGTtggtgccgccaccgctgccgccgctgctgctgctgcggctgggGTGGAGCCTCCTCGTTTCTTCGAAtctcaccaccatcaccacagcGAATGCGCGTCTGCAATACGGCCACTGATGCCACCGCGTCTCGGTACTCTCGGCAACAGCGCTGTGGAGGATTCGTCTGAGGGGTCACCGAGTGAGCTGGGTTTAGGCACTCCTGGTGCGCCACCCGAAGCCACGGCGGAGTTTGACAAGGAAGTCGATGGCTGCGATGACTTCTCAAGCGAGCACTGGAGCCTGCGTCGCAGCATTGTTGAGTGGGGCCACCGTTACGCGTTGCGCCTGGTCCTCTTTGAAGTGGTGGAGGGTCAGTGGCACCGTtctcgcggcgccgcgctaGCTCGTCGATCGCGGCAGCGGGAGGCAGGGCAAGTGCTGTGTGATGCCCGGCATCAAAGATGCAGGACGTTATTGGAGGTTCGCGAGGATGAAGACGCGAGGACTGCAGACGGTGCACGTGTCGTCGACTACGCCACATCTGCGTGCCGCTCCGCCGTGTTGGGGCTGGGCATTCCACCAGGATTCGTGTGGAACAGCGAAGCCTACCAGCCACTTCTGCAGCTTGTGGCGGAGAGCGCTGTGCGTATGGTGGAGGAGATTGCCGCCGAAGTGCTTGCGGTTGCCTGGGCGACAGTGGCGCACAGTGAGACGAACGACTCCAAGTCCACGACAGACGAACCAGAGATCGAAAGGCCCCCTGCTGTTGGTGCGATTGTGCCAAACTTGGTCAACGCCAAGCACCCTGAGCAGTGGACGGAGCGCCTCACCGCGCACTTGTGGAGGGAGCTCCGCCGAAGTCCGGCACAAGTTACCATTGCACAACCTTCTTGTACTTTCCCCGGTGCTCACTGCACCGGCCTCCACGGTGGCTACCACCGCTCGTTGCCGACGGCGGCAACGCACTACGCTTTCTGCCAACATACACAACCACGCGGGCTCGCATCCTCCGATGCTGTGGCGTGTTtagagcagctgctgtgcgacCTTGGCCTTGTCGAAGCATCGGAGAGGCACCTCGCTTGCCACACACCCTGCGGTACAATGTCGACGGCGGAAGTTGCCGAAGAGTCTCACGCGCTCATTGCTtccctgctgctctcccccGAGTTGGTGTGCACTTCCTCGATGGTGGTGTACTTTGCGAGCGCCGTCCTTTGGCCGAGATGCTGGGCTTCTCTGCTGAAGACCACCAGTGCCGGTGTTCATCACAACGGCACTGGCATGCCAGGTAGTCTagaaggcgaagaggatGTGGCAACCCAACTCGACGCACTTGTTGCCTTTCGCGTGATATTGCGCTGCGTTGAGCGAATGCAGCGGCTTGTGCGCGAGTTGGGGGAGTACCTCTGTTGTGTTTTCGTGCCAGCGGTGCGGACAGGTCACTGCGTTGCCTGGCTCACTGCCACGCCGGTGGAGGCGATATGTCGAATGCTCTCCTCGTCGGCTTCCTGCAGTGCTGCGTCACTGACAACGCATCCAGAGAGTACGGTGACTGCGAAGCACAACAGACGCGATGCAGACAAGTTGCGTCGACattttcgcttctcttccgcAACAGTGCGCACGTTTGAGGTGCTGTGTCTCGGCAGATGTGGTGATGAGCGGCGGGCACCGCGCgtgtggcagcagtggaCACACGAGCTGGTTTGCACGGATGGAATGCTGCGCGAACACCCCTTGATACGGTCCCCGTCACGGTGA
- a CDS encoding hypothetical protein (TriTrypDB/GeneDB-style sysID: LpmP.26.0910), translating into MDDEDAIRAANLLRGDDRVDSNGVDGARILAIDPLGYYARLGVSPKATQQEIRRAFLFLSQRYHTDKHANQGDTVQSLMSERFQELQDAYTVLSDERQRAAYDAGGDTGIQRLALVPAGLHRREDILNYILSLDRETQLLRTAKLLSATSQTTVNFSTAHLFSLRGSSEGVGSSRGSSEGGDDAEPSAHGGSSSSNNDKPPSEQLLSSPSSLHAQRPVAQPTTASATTSLPAGEAASTTPATPALAAAPLQSVTPSANSTASSEDGKVEPSAPTDSMQAQLTAKEIVIDGQRHIVLIPSQEVQWQLRQRMLGLASGEAAASSSFSGGGDVPRAMRPRRLLSASRAIMFTVVPKSMKFRSSFQHFITPRLSITFRTDGAARMQKTITSLTTTVEYRLDDVRTYETSLRMAVHGLKWCVTQTRALNPLWTLKAKLTALTSSALLQKLELVLTRRMSATAELENVLAMSITENGYFRSSFNSFADDVQQGLSTYLAFHNMHVTAFTGRKVVLGVDTRDPKHPPAYGLMQYSVSCSPLAGQSTFGIEAWYFSSKTQRYGLAFTAVVPYAVSPIAPPFFFVRSAQFAVVNQISILYARGSHRISVPIIVFISLKVSHGLMWLSVPLALYRIGTMLYRPYARGKAIRYYTQQRKLHIAEVDVARERARMEQLALESLVLMSRAREERKGGLVIINARYGVIEPQFAEITPPVVTHSSSRWWPSQIMARVAKRIIQGWMRHRKTTAASSGAGDDTFEARHDPIRSDAIPLSIDVTIAVQNLVRDSALTLPAGTKSSLVGFCNPDPYTPECQKLKIVYWFRKRKHMAVFNDDEGVDLPQREHLIKS; encoded by the coding sequence atggacgacgaggacgctATCCGCGCGGCCAATTTACTGCGCGGCGATGACAGGGTCGACAGCAATGGTGTGGACGGGGCCCGCATTTTGGCGATAGATCCGTTGGGGTACTACGCCCGTCTGGGCGTTTCGCCAAAGGCGACACAGCAGGAGATACGCCGCGCCTTTCTGTTTCTTAGTCAGCGCTATCACACGGACAAGCACGCGAACCAAGGCGACACAGTGCAGAGCTTGATGAGCGAGCGCTTCCAGGAGCTGCAAGACGCGTACACAGTGCTGTCcgacgagcggcagcgtgcagCGTACGACGCAGGCGGCGACACGGGGATTCAGCGATTGGCTCTCGTCCCCGCCGGACTCCACCGGCGCGAGGACATCCTGAACTACATTCTGTCGCTtgacagagagacgcagctGTTGCGCACCGCAAAGCTGCTCTCGGCAACCTCGCAGACAACAGTGAACTTCTCCACTGCCCACTTGTTCAGCTTGCGAGGGTCAAGTGAAGGCGTCGGTAGCAGCAGGGGCTCCAGCGAAGGTGGTGACGATGCTGAGCCAAGTGCCCACGGAGGGAGTAGCAGCTCCAATAACGACAAGCCACCGTCTGAGCAGCTTCTGTCTTCCCCATCATCGCTCCATGCGCAGCGTCCGGTGGCGCAACCAACGACCGCGTCTGCCACCACTTCCTTGCCCGCTGGTGAGGCTGCTTCAACGACTCCAGCAACTCCCGCtcttgcagcagcaccactgcaGAGCGTGACACCATCGGCGAATTCCACGGCAAGCAGCGAGGATGGCAAAGTGGAGCCTTCCGCCCCGACTGACTCGATGCAGGCTCAACTCACTGCCAAAGAGATCGTCATTGACGGTCAGCGTCATATTGTTCTAATCCCAAGCCAGGAGGTGCAGTGGCAACTCCGACAGCGCATGCTAGGGCTGGCCTCTGGggaggcggctgcgtcgtcttccttcagcggaggcggtgatgtgCCTCGAGCGatgcggccgcggcgcctcCTGTCAGCGTCGCGAGCGATCATGTTTACCGTTGTGCCCAAGTCTATGAAGTTTCGCAGCTCCTTTCAGCACTTTATTACGCCTCGGCTCTCCATCACGTTTCGCACGGACGGCGCCGCACGGATGCAGAAGACCATCACAAGCCTCACCACCACGGTCGAGTACCGCCTTGACGATGTCCGTACGTACGAAACATCGCTGCGCATGGCCGTGCACGGACTGAAGTGGTGTGTCACGCAGACACGTGCCCTGAATCCGTTGTGGACGCTCAAGGCAAAGCTCACAGCCTTGACCAGCTCGGCCCTACTGCAGAAGCTGGAACTCGTCCTGACGCGCAGGATGTCGGCTACGGCAGAGCTGGAGAATGTGCTGGCCATGTCGATCACCGAGAACGGTTACTTTCGCTCCAGCTTTAACAGCTTCGCGGATGATGTGCAGCAGGGACTCAGCACCTACTTGGCGTTTCACAACATGCATGTCACCGCCTTCACCGGCAGGAAAGTCGTGCTGGGTGTGGACACGAGGGACCCCAAACACCCCCCCGCGTACGGCCTGATGCAGTACTCGGTGAGCTGCTCACCGCTCGCCGGGCAGTCGACCTTTGGCATTGAGGCCTGGTACTTTTCCTCAAAGACTCAGCGGTACGGCCTGGCCTTCACGGCCGTCGTACCCTATGCTGTCAGCCCGATCGCAccacccttcttcttcgtgCGAAGCGCACAGTTCGCTGTCGTGAATCAGATATCCATCCTGTATGCccgcggcagccaccgcatCTCCGTCCCCATCATCGTCTTCATCTCACTCAAGGTGAGCCACGGGCTCATGTGGCTGTCCGTGCCACTGGCCCTCTACCGAATCGGGACAATGCTCTACCGCCCCTACGCCCGCGGCAAGGCGATCCGGTATTACACTCAGCAGCGTAAACTGCACATTGCTGAGGTGGACGTGGCGCGGGAGAGGGCGCGCATGGAGCAGCTCGCCCTCGAGAGCCTGGTGCTGATGAGtcgcgcgagagaggagcggaaaGGTGGCCTCGTTATTATCAACGCACGCTACGGTGTGATTGAGCCTCAGTTTGCCGAGATCACGCCACCGGTGGTGACTCACTCGTCGTCGAGGTGGTGGCCGTCGCAGATAATGGCTCGTGTGGCGAAGCGCATCATCCAAGGGTGGATGCGGCACCGCAAGACCACTGCGGCTTCGTCGGGGGCTGGAGATGACACCTTCGAGGCGCGGCATGACCCAATCCGCAGTGACGCCATTCCGCTCTCTATAGACGTCACTATTGCCGTACAGAACCTGGTGCGTGACTCGGCACTGACCCTTCCAGCTGGCACAAAGAGCTCGCTGGTTGGCTTCTGCAACCCTGATCCGTACACGCCAGAGTGCCAGAAGCTGAAGATTGTGTACTGGTTCCGCAAACGCAAGCACATGGCGGTGTTCAACGATGACGAGGGAGTGGATTTGCCGCAGCGGGAGCACCTCATCAAATCATGA
- a CDS encoding hypothetical protein (TriTrypDB/GeneDB-style sysID: LpmP.26.0920): MTTPFLTKSPPYTSVSGSRGTATTSPPHNGESKRLYRTQRPPSASASPACTSASAILHIERHQVTHEEWYNQCRHRNYIIHDEQPPATRVKPLPAPTMSLEGPVSAIPRQVSRRERQRSSLSLTPEAPQRMDGHNGRGDLAKSSALPTSNKTLRSSTVANNLPSAPFHQQQQTQAPSPTGHWPMAHRFSMTMAGPGSEAVDKSVVVAPAPHKAGAQLGTKKESHRQGVARVQRYVAQTAYTQRNPFRTQSFEEFVGNPQYHPPPGFDSYSQAIATRVYSFESSRTRQGDLMMRSLLDAAHPSTAEERGKVKVLLSSTLEKLKVGDWFYKWTRVNHVQRRYVWLNLQRGTLMWSSSAKKSAVFNSEVKLSTVMSVTPECLQVEMPVRFFYRMSINTQDRCISLATEIRNKFDVWYHVLLQLTVQNSACGVPGVWGRPSNSVNAAGWGTASRWTSRYSPLAAIMDNTPGANVSNEAYANGVVSSSD, translated from the coding sequence ATGACGACGCCCTTCCTAACCAAGTCGCCGCCGTATACTAGCGTCTCCGGCAGTAGGGGCACAGCCACCACATCACCGCCACACAATGGCGAGTCGAAGCGCCTGTACAGGACACAGCGTCCACCATCTGCATCCGCGTCGCCGGCGTGTACTTCCGCGTCTGCAATACTCCATATAGAGAGGCACCAAGTCACGCACGAGGAGTGGTACAACCAGTGCCGACACCGTAACTACATTATCCACGACGAACAACCACCAGCGACACGGGTGAAGCCACTCCCCGCGCCGACGATGTCGCTAGAAGGTCCCGTGAGTGCGATTCCGCGGCAGGTGTCACGACGGGAACGTCAGCGCTCTAGCCTAAGTCTGACTCCGGAGGCGCCGCAGAGGATGGACGGTCACAACGGACGTGGTGACTTGGCCAAGAGCTCCGCACTACCCACGAGCAACAAGACGCTGCGCAGTAGCACCGTGGCAAACAACCTCCCTTCTGCGCCGTttcaccagcagcagcagacgcaggCGCCGAGTCCGACCGGCCATTGGCCGATGGCACATCGGTTCTCCATGACTATGGCAGGGCCGGGCAGTGAAGCAGTGGACAAGagtgtcgtcgtcgcgccGGCACCCCACAAGGCGGGCGCGCAGCTGGGGACCAAAAAGGAGTCGCACCGCCAAGGCGTGGCCCGGGTGCAACGGTACGTCGCGCAGACGGCATACACCCAGCGAAATCCCTTTCGCACGCAAAGCTTTGAGGAGTTCGTGGGAAATCCGCAGTACCACCCGCCGCCTGGATTTGACAGCTACTCGCAGGCAATTGCCACGCGTGTCTACAGCTTCGAGAGTAGCCGCACCCGCCAAGGTGATTTAATGATGCGGAGTCTTCTCGATGCGGCGCACCCGTCAACTgctgaggagaggggaaaagtaAAGGTACTACTGAGCTCGACTCTTGAGAAGCTGAAGGTCGGCGACTGGTTCTACAAGTGGACGCGCGTTAACcacgtgcagcggcgctacGTCTGGCTGAACCTGCAACGCGGCACTCTCATGTGGTCTTCTtcggcgaagaagagcgctGTCTTCAACTCGGAGGTGAAGCTCTCCACCGTCATGAGCGTCACACCGGAGTGCCTGCAGGTAGAGATGCCGGTGCGCTTTTTCTACCGCATGTCTATCAACACTCAAGACCGCTGCATCAGCCTCGCGACTGAGATTCGAAATAAATTCGACGTGTGGTACCatgtactgctgcagctgacaGTGCAGAACTCAGCGTGTGGCGTGCCCGGTGTCTGGGGGAGACCGTCGAACAGTGTCAACGCAGCCGGGTGGGGTACGGCGAGCCGGTGGACGTCCCGCTACAGCCCGTTGGCCGCTATAATGGATAACACGCCAGGCGCCAATGTCTCCAACGAAGCTTACGCAAACGGCGTCGTCTCCTCCAGTGACTGA
- a CDS encoding hypothetical protein (TriTrypDB/GeneDB-style sysID: LpmP.26.0940), which translates to MELEQDEQHPDRSTVPQVQCCLCGLVIDSNLSNMCPNCLRAHVDITENLQKEYILIHCPECGRYLQPPKYWARAELESRELLTICLKRIKGLNSSAGSNSSAGKARLVDAKFLWTEPHSKRIKLRLTVQKEVFHHVVLQQACLVEYVVTWQQCSVCQKVATGQPQWDACVQLRQKVSHKKTFLYLEQLILKKRLHENFIRIEGQPDGLDFFFAHKSHAMNFLEFLNKTAPVTRRDAVQLVSHDSKNNTAVQHFTFALDIAPLCREDLILIPYKDYYLKSLGGMGPLVLVHKVFSSIVFMDPRTLRAGEITGSLYWKKPFASLQTSRELVEFYVLECQLMPVTNGTYQLGLVTVCLSDEVGEGREWIVQSHLGGVLHPGSLVKGYLLEGRIFNNEDLDENRYKPEQLQDVILVRKVFPSQKARRHRRLWKLKKLEIVTSQGGATSISGLDSRGGANASSGANDDEGEFEDEIERDAELRKDVAIYRMMDKEIEARGGPIAAAADAAEDEYEDDDEVPEIALEEMLDELQINDGVEPADVEESLMTDENSDNEEVADIRKKMRIE; encoded by the coding sequence ATGGAGCTCGAGCAGGATGAGCAGCACCCGGACCGAAGCACGGTGCCGCAGGTGCAGTGCTGTTTGTGCGGTCTGGTGATCGACAGCAACCTCAGCAACATGTGCCCCAACTGCCTCCGTGCCCACGTTGACATCACCGAGAACCTGCAGAAGGAGTACATCCTCATTCACTGTCCAGAGTGCGGTCGATACCTGCAACCGCCCAAGTACTGGGCTCGCGCCGAGCTGGAGAGTCGCGAGCTACTTACAATCTGCCTGAAGCGCATCAAGGGGCTAAatagcagcgctggcagcaacagcagcgccggaaAGGCGAGGCTGGTCGATGCCAAGTTTCTCTGGACGGAGCCGCACAGCAAGCGTATCAAGCTGCGCCTCACCGTGCAGAAAGAGGTCTTCCATCACGTTGTTCTTCAGCAAGCGTGCCTCGTCGAGTACGTCGTGAcgtggcagcagtgcagtgTCTGCCAAAAGGTCGCCACCGGCCAGCCGCAGTGggatgcgtgcgtgcagctCCGTCAGAAAGTGAGCCACAAGAAGACGTTTCTCTACCTGGAGCAGCTCATCTTGAAGAAACGGCTGCACGAGAACTTCATCCGAATTGAAGGGCAGCCGGACGGCCTAGACTTCTTCTTCGCCCACAAGAGTCACGCCATGAACTTCTTGGAGTTCTTGAACAAGACAGCACCTGTGACGCGCCGCGATGCCGTGCAGCTCGTTTCTCACGACTCGAAGAATAACACCGCCGTGCAGCACTTCACGTTCGCGCTCGATATTGCACCGCTCTGCCGTGAGGACCTTATTCTTATCCCGTACAAGGACTACTACCTCAAGTCTCTGGGTGGGATGGgcccgctggtgctggtgcacAAGGTGTTCAGCTCCATCGTCTTCATGGACCCACGAACGTTGCGTGCTGGCGAAATCACCGGTAGCCTGTACTGGAAGAAGCCCTTCGCATCACTGCAGACGTCGCGCGAGCTGGTGGAGTTCTACGTGCTCGAGTGCCAGCTGATGCCCGTCACCAACGGCACCTACCAGCTTGGTCTGGTCACCGTGTGCCTCTCTGACGAGGTCGGTGAGGGCCGCGAGTGGATCGTGCAGTCTCACCTCGGCGGTGTGCTGCACCCGGGCAGCCTCGTGAAGGGTTACCTGCTGGAGGGGCGCATCTTCAACAACGAGGACCTGGATGAGAATCGCTACAAGcccgagcagctgcaggatgTTATCCTCGTGCGTAAAGTCTTCCCGTCGCAGAaagcgcgccgccaccgtcgttTGTGGAAGCTAAAGAAGCTCGAAATAGTTACCTCTCAGGGTGGGGCAACGAGCATCAGCGGACTcgacagccgcggcggcgccaacgcgagcagcggcgcgaacGACGACGAGGGTGAGTTCGAGGACGAAATCGAACGCgatgcggagctgcgcaaggaCGTCGCTATCTATCGTATGATGGATAAGGAGATCGAGGCGAGGGGTGGCCCCatagctgctgcggcggatGCAGCAGAGGACGAGtacgaggatgacgacgaggTCCCTGAGAtagcgctggaggagatgtTGGACGAGCTTCAGATTAACGACGGCGTTGAGCCAGCAGATGTCGAGGAAAGCCTCATGACTGACGAGAACAGCGacaacgaggaggtggcagaCATCCGCAAGAAAATGCGCATCGAGTGA